The Rhodopseudomonas palustris genome window below encodes:
- a CDS encoding ABC transporter ATP-binding protein, translating to MSARGVEWSRRAGKRGEGVNQTDNAAVALQNATVAFRLADARTYTAVEHATLTVADGEFVAIVGPTGCGKSTLLNVAAGLLRPAAGAVRIFGAQLDGLNPQAGYLFQADALFPWKTAIDNVAIGLEIAGTPRSEALSRAHGWLETVGLGAFAQRYPHMLSGGQRKRVGLAQVLIRDPKILLMDEPFGPLDAQTRQIMGNLLLQLWSAHKKAVLFVTHDLEEAIALADRVVIMSAGPSSRIVGDWRIELPRPRDIFEIRLTHEFHALHREIWAVLREQVMKAYGQVA from the coding sequence ATGTCGGCGCGCGGCGTTGAATGGTCGCGGCGAGCAGGCAAGCGGGGAGAGGGCGTGAATCAGACGGACAATGCGGCGGTGGCGCTGCAGAACGCCACGGTGGCGTTCCGCCTCGCCGATGCGCGTACCTATACGGCAGTGGAGCATGCGACGCTGACGGTGGCCGATGGTGAGTTCGTTGCCATCGTCGGGCCGACCGGCTGTGGCAAGTCGACGTTGCTCAATGTGGCGGCCGGGCTGCTGCGTCCCGCCGCCGGCGCGGTGCGGATCTTCGGTGCGCAGCTCGACGGCCTCAATCCGCAGGCCGGCTATCTGTTTCAGGCCGATGCGCTGTTTCCTTGGAAGACGGCAATCGACAATGTCGCGATCGGGCTGGAAATCGCCGGCACGCCGCGCAGCGAGGCGCTGAGCCGCGCGCACGGCTGGCTGGAGACGGTCGGGCTCGGCGCGTTCGCGCAGCGCTATCCGCACATGCTGTCCGGCGGCCAGCGCAAGCGCGTCGGGCTCGCGCAGGTGCTGATCCGCGATCCCAAGATCCTGCTGATGGATGAGCCGTTCGGCCCGCTCGATGCGCAGACCCGGCAGATCATGGGCAATCTGCTGCTGCAGCTGTGGAGCGCGCACAAGAAGGCGGTGCTGTTCGTCACCCACGATCTGGAAGAGGCGATCGCGCTCGCCGACCGGGTCGTGATCATGTCGGCCGGTCCATCCTCGCGCATCGTCGGCGACTGGCGCATCGAACTGCCGCGCCCGCGCGACATCTTCGAAATCCGCCTGACCCACGAGTTTCACGCGCTGCATCGTGAGATCTGGGCCGTGCTGCGCGAGCAGGTGATGAAGGCATATGGGCAGGTGGCGTGA
- a CDS encoding ATP-binding cassette domain-containing protein produces the protein MTSAASPMIAYDRITKSFGGGRIKAIDDVSLAVQRGELLAIVGGSGSGKTTLLRLTNRLIDADAGAIAIDGHDIQTADPIALRRGIGMVFQNGGLFPHLTVARNIGITPKLLNWSKTDISTRVDELLELVRLDPAQHRDRFPHELSGGQRQRVGVARALAAGPEIVLMDEPFGALDPLTRDALGEDFRALHDRLKLTTVLITHDITEALLLADRIAVMHRGHLLALGTASELAGSRDAYVAELLQTPRRQAQRLGALLPRDGAA, from the coding sequence ATGACGAGCGCTGCTTCGCCGATGATCGCCTATGACAGGATCACCAAGAGTTTCGGCGGCGGCCGGATCAAAGCGATCGACGACGTCTCGCTTGCGGTGCAGCGCGGCGAACTGCTCGCCATCGTTGGCGGCTCGGGCTCCGGCAAAACCACGCTGCTGCGGCTCACCAATCGCCTGATCGACGCCGATGCCGGCGCAATTGCCATCGACGGCCACGATATCCAAACAGCCGATCCGATCGCGCTCCGCCGCGGCATCGGCATGGTGTTCCAGAATGGCGGGCTATTCCCCCACCTCACCGTGGCACGCAATATCGGAATCACGCCCAAGCTGCTGAACTGGTCGAAGACCGATATCTCCACCCGGGTCGATGAACTGCTCGAGCTGGTGCGGCTCGATCCCGCCCAGCATCGGGACCGCTTCCCGCACGAACTCTCCGGCGGCCAGCGCCAGCGCGTCGGCGTCGCCCGCGCGCTCGCAGCCGGACCGGAGATCGTACTGATGGACGAGCCGTTCGGCGCGCTCGATCCGCTGACGCGCGATGCACTCGGCGAAGACTTTCGCGCGCTGCACGACCGGCTGAAGCTCACCACCGTGCTGATCACCCACGACATCACCGAGGCGCTGCTGCTGGCCGACCGGATCGCGGTGATGCACCGCGGCCACCTGCTGGCGCTCGGCACCGCGAGTGAGCTTGCGGGTAGCCGAGACGCCTACGTCGCCGAACTCTTGCAGACGCCACGTCGGCAGGCGCAGCGGCTCGGCGCGTTGCTGCCGCGGGACGGCGCGGCATGA
- a CDS encoding ABC transporter permease, which produces MSRVKLLALQLLVAIVALAVWQLFTTVPIAGKLLLPPFFFSTPVDVAKQVIAWFASGVIWKHLWITLQESLLAFVIGSLAGVLVGFWFARQPRVAAVFDPYVKMVNALPRVVLAPIFTLWLGLGIWSKVALGVTLVFFVVFFNVYQGVKETSATLVDNARMLGMSERQMMRHVFWPSALSWMFSSLHTAIGFAVVGAVVGEYLGAAAGLGYLIQQAEGTFDVAGVFAGMFVLSVFVILIDLAVSLVERRLLVWRPQPSGAQQAD; this is translated from the coding sequence ATGTCTCGCGTAAAGCTCCTCGCCCTGCAGCTCCTCGTCGCCATCGTCGCGCTGGCGGTGTGGCAGTTGTTCACCACGGTGCCGATCGCCGGCAAGCTGCTGCTGCCACCGTTCTTCTTCTCGACGCCGGTCGATGTCGCCAAGCAGGTGATCGCCTGGTTCGCCTCCGGCGTGATCTGGAAGCATTTGTGGATCACGTTGCAGGAGTCGCTGCTCGCCTTCGTGATCGGCTCGCTCGCCGGCGTTCTGGTCGGCTTCTGGTTCGCCCGGCAGCCGCGGGTGGCGGCGGTGTTCGATCCCTATGTGAAGATGGTCAACGCGCTGCCGCGCGTCGTGCTGGCGCCGATCTTCACGCTGTGGCTGGGGCTTGGGATCTGGTCCAAGGTCGCGCTCGGCGTGACGCTGGTGTTCTTCGTGGTGTTCTTCAACGTCTATCAGGGCGTCAAGGAAACCAGCGCGACACTGGTCGACAACGCCCGGATGCTCGGGATGAGCGAGCGGCAGATGATGCGCCACGTATTTTGGCCGTCGGCGCTGTCCTGGATGTTCTCGTCGCTGCACACCGCAATCGGCTTTGCGGTGGTCGGTGCGGTGGTCGGCGAGTATCTCGGCGCCGCGGCCGGGCTCGGCTACCTGATCCAGCAGGCCGAAGGGACCTTCGATGTCGCCGGCGTGTTTGCCGGGATGTTCGTGCTGTCGGTGTTCGTGATCCTGATCGATCTCGCGGTCAGCCTGGTCGAACGGCGCCTGTTGGTGTGGCGGCCGCAGCCGAGCGGGGCGCAGCAGGCGGACTAG
- a CDS encoding ABC transporter substrate-binding protein: MKADFRHFAAALAAILLTAGAAQAQSKVTIAIGGGACLCYLPTVLAKQLGEYDKAGLNVELVDLKGGSDALKAVLGGSADVVSGYFDHTVNLAAKKQEMQSFVVYDRYPGLVLAVSPAHTAEIKSIKDLAGKKVGVSAPGSSTDFFLKYQLKKNGIDPNNVSVVGVGLGATAVAAMQQGQIDAAVMLDPAVTILQAAHADLRILSDTRTEHDTREVFGGDYPGGALYATTAWIKAHPNEALGLTKAILGTLSWIHAHSAEEIADKMPANIVGKDKAQYVAALKNTIPMYSTTGLMDPKGADAVLAVFSVGSPDVAKANIDVTKTYTNAFVEQAKAAGPAK, translated from the coding sequence ATGAAGGCCGACTTTCGACACTTCGCTGCGGCGCTCGCCGCGATCCTGCTCACCGCCGGCGCCGCTCAGGCGCAGAGCAAGGTGACGATCGCGATCGGCGGCGGCGCCTGCCTGTGCTATCTGCCGACCGTGCTGGCCAAGCAGCTCGGCGAGTACGACAAGGCCGGGCTCAACGTCGAACTGGTCGACCTCAAGGGCGGCTCGGATGCGCTCAAAGCCGTGCTCGGCGGGAGCGCCGACGTCGTCTCCGGCTATTTCGACCATACCGTCAACCTCGCCGCGAAGAAGCAGGAGATGCAGAGCTTCGTGGTGTACGACCGCTATCCCGGTCTGGTGCTGGCGGTGTCTCCGGCCCACACCGCGGAGATCAAGTCGATCAAGGATCTCGCCGGCAAGAAGGTCGGTGTCAGCGCCCCAGGCTCGTCGACCGATTTCTTCCTGAAGTATCAGCTGAAGAAGAACGGCATCGATCCGAACAACGTCTCGGTGGTCGGTGTCGGCCTCGGCGCCACCGCGGTAGCGGCGATGCAGCAGGGCCAGATCGACGCCGCGGTGATGCTCGATCCGGCGGTGACGATCCTGCAGGCGGCGCATGCCGACCTCCGCATCCTCAGCGACACCCGCACCGAGCACGACACCCGCGAGGTGTTCGGCGGCGACTATCCGGGCGGCGCGCTGTACGCCACCACGGCCTGGATCAAGGCGCATCCGAACGAGGCGCTGGGGCTGACCAAGGCGATCCTCGGCACGCTGAGCTGGATCCACGCGCATTCGGCTGAGGAGATCGCCGATAAGATGCCGGCCAACATCGTCGGCAAGGACAAGGCGCAGTACGTCGCGGCGCTGAAGAACACGATCCCGATGTACTCGACCACCGGGCTGATGGACCCGAAGGGGGCAGATGCCGTGCTGGCGGTGTTCAGCGTCGGCTCACCGGACGTGGCGAAGGCCAATATCGACGTCACCAAGACTTACACCAACGCCTTCGTCGAACAGGCGAAGGCGGCCGGTCCCGCCAAATAA
- a CDS encoding ABC transporter permease/substrate-binding protein, producing the protein MSLFADPRWHDALSNLPDYLGAHVRVSLAALALGLIVSLPLAIFARHRPVLRGALLGFAGVVQTVPGLALLALFYPLLLALAALSMSTFGVGFSAFGFLPAVLALALYSMLPVLRNTITGLDGVDPALIEAAQGVGMTERQVLTMVELPLALPVIMAGIRTAAVWVIGTATLSTPIGQTSLGNYIFAGLQTQNWILVLFGCAAAAVLALAVDQLLALAETGLRRGSRWRIGLGSAGIAAIVIVTLLPATAGRSSYVIGAKTFTEQYVLAALLQQRLEAGGLAATARAGLGSSVIYDAIKSGDIDAYVDYSGTLWANQFKHPGIAARDQVLAELKQDLAKDGVTLLGELGFANAYALVMPRTKAEAMKIRSIDDLTARAPSMTIAGDYEFFSRPEWANLRRAYGLAFKTERQMQPDFMYAAVASGEVDLIAGYTSDGLIAKYDLVVLDDPKQAIPPYDAVLLLAPKRANDTKLRTALKPLLDRIDIEAMRAANLQAGSGSTPDVAARALWERVKPR; encoded by the coding sequence ATGAGCCTGTTCGCCGATCCGCGCTGGCATGACGCGCTGAGCAATCTGCCCGACTATCTCGGCGCCCATGTTCGCGTCAGTCTGGCGGCTCTCGCGCTCGGGCTGATCGTCAGCCTGCCGCTGGCAATCTTCGCCCGGCACCGGCCGGTGTTGCGCGGCGCCCTGCTCGGGTTTGCCGGCGTGGTGCAGACCGTCCCCGGCCTTGCGCTGCTGGCGCTGTTCTATCCGCTGCTGCTGGCACTCGCGGCGTTGTCGATGAGCACCTTCGGCGTCGGCTTCTCCGCTTTCGGCTTCCTCCCAGCGGTGCTGGCGCTGGCGCTGTATTCAATGCTGCCGGTGCTGCGCAATACCATCACTGGGCTCGATGGCGTCGACCCGGCGCTGATCGAAGCGGCACAGGGCGTCGGGATGACCGAGCGCCAGGTGCTGACCATGGTCGAGCTGCCGCTGGCGCTGCCGGTGATCATGGCTGGAATCCGCACCGCCGCGGTGTGGGTGATCGGTACAGCGACGCTGTCGACCCCGATCGGCCAGACCAGTCTCGGCAATTACATCTTCGCCGGCCTGCAGACTCAGAATTGGATTCTGGTGCTGTTCGGCTGCGCCGCCGCCGCCGTGCTGGCGCTCGCGGTTGATCAGTTGCTGGCACTGGCGGAAACAGGGCTGCGGCGCGGCAGCCGCTGGCGGATCGGACTGGGGTCGGCAGGCATCGCCGCGATCGTGATCGTGACGTTGCTGCCGGCCACCGCGGGGCGCAGCTCCTACGTGATCGGCGCCAAGACCTTCACCGAGCAGTATGTGCTCGCCGCGTTGCTGCAGCAGCGCCTCGAGGCCGGTGGCCTGGCCGCGACGGCGCGCGCCGGGCTGGGCTCCAGCGTGATCTACGACGCGATTAAAAGCGGCGACATCGACGCCTATGTGGATTACTCCGGCACGCTGTGGGCCAACCAGTTCAAACACCCCGGCATTGCCGCGCGCGATCAGGTGCTTGCCGAGCTGAAGCAGGATCTCGCCAAAGACGGCGTCACCCTGCTCGGCGAACTGGGCTTCGCCAATGCCTATGCTCTGGTGATGCCGCGCACCAAAGCCGAGGCGATGAAGATCCGTTCGATCGACGACCTCACCGCCCGCGCGCCGTCGATGACGATCGCCGGCGACTACGAGTTCTTCTCGCGGCCGGAATGGGCCAACCTGCGCCGCGCCTATGGGCTTGCCTTCAAGACCGAACGGCAGATGCAGCCGGATTTCATGTACGCCGCCGTCGCCTCCGGCGAAGTCGATCTCATCGCCGGCTATACCTCGGACGGGCTGATCGCGAAATACGACCTCGTCGTGCTCGACGATCCGAAACAGGCGATCCCGCCCTACGACGCGGTGCTGTTGCTTGCGCCGAAGCGCGCAAACGACACTAAACTACGCACCGCC
- a CDS encoding NUDIX hydrolase — protein MSSSPPVTIHRVGQLDLWVSDYAWRFAEARRADIDAHFERRQAEQPKLWNGRVLMARRPQFDGPYFSAEFFETDFASFMCWREWEFPDASVFNGFGMGVLRASDGAILLGEMGAHTANAGRVYFPGGTPDPSDVRNRRLEMASSVAREVKEETGLTRFDYHAADHWHCVEAGASVAMLRILDVDQPGEALKARVEKHLAKEELPEFSRMYLVRSKDDFLPSMPRFVTAFLTMLLRGED, from the coding sequence ATGAGCTCATCGCCGCCCGTTACTATCCACCGCGTCGGCCAGTTGGACCTCTGGGTCAGCGACTACGCGTGGCGATTCGCAGAGGCGCGCCGCGCCGACATCGATGCGCATTTCGAACGCCGGCAGGCCGAGCAGCCGAAGCTGTGGAACGGACGCGTGCTGATGGCGCGCCGGCCGCAGTTCGATGGCCCGTACTTCAGCGCCGAGTTCTTCGAAACCGACTTCGCCAGCTTCATGTGCTGGCGTGAATGGGAGTTTCCCGACGCCTCCGTGTTCAACGGCTTCGGCATGGGTGTGCTTCGCGCCAGCGACGGCGCGATCCTGCTCGGCGAGATGGGCGCCCACACTGCCAATGCCGGCCGGGTGTACTTTCCCGGCGGCACGCCGGACCCGTCCGACGTCCGCAACCGCCGGCTGGAGATGGCCTCCAGCGTGGCGCGCGAGGTGAAGGAAGAGACCGGGCTGACGCGGTTCGATTACCACGCCGCCGATCACTGGCACTGCGTCGAGGCCGGCGCCTCCGTGGCGATGCTGCGGATTCTGGATGTGGATCAGCCGGGCGAGGCGCTGAAGGCCCGGGTCGAAAAGCATCTGGCGAAAGAGGAACTGCCGGAGTTCAGCCGGATGTATCTGGTGCGTTCGAAGGACGATTTCCTGCCCTCGATGCCACGCTTCGTCACCGCCTTTCTGACGATGCTGCTGCGCGGCGAGGACTAA